The window TCATTTTCCAGAATAATATCTTCAGCAGGGACCCCCAGCGTTTTTAACCGGGCCGCCATGCCGCGCGCTTCACTTACGTCGCCCGATAATGCGCCGCCCGACACCAGAATCCGTGGCGCCTTGTGCTGAAAATAAAGGTCGGCTGCCGTGTCTACGCGGGCGATCTTGGAATCGGGCTCCAGCGGTTCAAACCAGTTAATGCGATTATTGGCCGTGGCGCCACCGAGTACGACGATGGCCTGCGCTACCGGATATTGGGCGGCGGGCCGATGCGGGTAGCTGTTTTCCAGAATACCGCCAAATACAATGGAGGTAATCGGTAGTGACCAGACCAGCACCCACAGGATACCGGCAAAGATAAGCGTCAGTCCGCTGCGCCGGTAGCGGATCAGACACAGCACGAACCCGATTACCATCAGGGCAATACACAGGTTCAGGGGGACAACAAGATTGATCAGAGAGCTGAACATGTTTCTATTCGTTCCGCAATAATTGATTAACTGTGTTCAGCACATCGGCCACGGATGGCCACTGCCCATATGTGCCCAACAGGTGCGCACGGGGCGTCCACGGACGGGTACGAGTGGGGTTGGTAACCCCGATCAGGGTGAGCTGAGGCGTTTCGGTCAGCGCTGCCAGATGGGCGACGCCAGAATCATTGCAGATGACCAGGCTGCACTGGCGCAGTAAGGCGACGAAGGCGGTCAGGTCCAATGCGGCAAGCAGGGTCGCAGTGGGTGCGTTGGCCTGGGCCTGGGCCACTTCATTGGGTGGCGGCGACATGACAACAGTATACCCCTGTGCCTGTAATTGTCGGGTCAGCTTGTCAAAGTAAGGCCAAACCTTGTTTTTGCCTTTATGTTCACCGGTTGCTGTCGGTGCGATCAGGATGGGTGCATTCGTGACCCCCGCAGCAGCCAGGGCTGCCTGGGCGGCTGCGATGGCGTTTGTGCCTGAGGGTAAGGACAGGCTGTTGGCCGGCTCTGCGGGCAGCGTGACGTCCCAGCGGGCAAATGCTTCGCGGGTAAGCCAATACCAGGACTGCACGGCATGCAGCGTTTGTGCTGGTTTGGTAAAGCCCCACCTGAGCAGCAGCGAGCGGCCATCGTCCCGGTACCCGGCGCATGGCAGTCCTGCCAGCCGAAAGGCCAGCGCGCTGGTGAGCGAATCGGGCAGCAGCAGCCCGACGCTGCGCCCGGCGCAGGGGTGTTCGCTGCGATGCGCTTTGATGCGTTGACGATCCTGGCGCCACTGGCCGCTGAGCGCCAGAAACTGCAGCCCGGGCAGCTCCCCCATTAAGGCCTGAGCCCATGGCTTGCCGCAGGCCACGATGGTCAGGCCGCTGGCCAGCGCGGCCTCGATGGCCGGCCTGGACATGCAAACGTCGCCGATCCAGTTTGGCAGCCGGATGTAAACACGTTCTAGATTTTTCATGCTGGGGATTTTAGCGTGATTTTAATCCTGACGCGGCAAACTTCTCCCCGTGAACCTGCCGATCGCACACGCAAGTGCGGCCTAAACCGGTAAAATCCCCGGGATGAATAGTAAGCAAATGACAGTATAAGGTACCCAGATTGGATAATTCTTTCAAAAGCGGTAGCCGCAAAACCGTATTTCGACGTATTTACTTAAGAGTCGGCGACTACTGGCAGGCCCTGGCAGCAGCGTTGGTGCTGGTGTCGGTGGCTGCCGTCACGCAGCCTGCGCTGGCTTACATCATGAAACCCCTGCTGGACGAGGGTTTCAATGGTGCCAAACCGCATTATATCTGGTCGATCCCCCTCACCGTCGTGGGCCTGTTTCTGGTCCGCGGCGTCCTGAACTTTCTGAGTGACTACCTGCTGGCCTGGATTGCCAACAATATGCTGATGGGTATACGCAAGGATATGTTTGAAAAATTGCTGGGTATGCCCGACGGTGAGTTCCAGAAAGGCGACACTGGCAGGCTGATGAATCGCTTCACGATCGATGCCGGCAATATTACAGACTATGCGACCGAAGTCTGTATCATCCTGGTACGTGATGGTGCAGTGGTGATCGCGCTGTTGGCCATGTTGCTGTATTTGTCCTGGCAACTGACGCTGATTATCTTCATCATCATGCCCATTTCCGTGATCACCACCAGAATATTCATCAAGCGGCTGCGTCGCATCAATATGAAGACGGTGGACATCAATGCCGAACTCACCCGGGTGGTCAAAGAGTCCATCGAAGGTCAGCGCGTTGTCAAACTGTTTAACGGCTACGAATTCGAACGCTCACGCTTCCAGTCCGTCAATAATGGCTTGCGTCGGTTTGCCATGCGTTCGGCCATTGCCAGCGCTGCCATGACGCCCATCACGCAGCTGAGTATCGCGTTTGCCGTGGGCATTGTGATTGCCACCGCGCTGTATCAGGGCAGCACCGGCGCCCTCACTGTCGGCTCCTTTGCGGCATTTTTGACGGCGCTTGCGCAAATTTTTGACCCCGTCAAACGCCTGACCAATGTCGCGGCGCGCATGCAGAAAATGCTGGTGGCGGCCGACAGCGTGTTTACGCTGATCGATAGTCCCCAGGAAAACGACACCGGCAAAAAGGTGCTGGATTCCGACAAACTGGGCAACATCTCGTTTGCGAACGTCAATTTTCGCTTCCCCGATGCCGGCAGCGACACCCTGAACGACATTTCCTTTACTGTTAAGCGCGGGGAAACCATTGCGTTCGTCGGTCGTTCCGGCAGCGGTAAAACCACCTTGGTCAATATGATCCCGCGCTTTGTCGATCCGATCAGCGGGCAGATTACGATAGATGGTACCAATATTGCCGATTTCACACTGGAGAGCCTGCGCTCGCAATTGTCGCTGGTGAGCCAGAGTGTCGTGCTGTTCGAGGGCACCATGGCTCAGAACGTCGCTTACGGCTTTTTCGGCGATACCAGTGAAGAGCGGATTCGTGAAGCTCTGGCTTCGGCCAACCTGCTGGATTATGTCAATTCGCTGCCACAGGGGCTGGACACGCCTATCGGCGAGAATGGTGCCTGGCTATCGGGCGGGCAGCGGCAGCGTCTGGCTATTGCACGTGCCCTGATCAAGAATGCGCCTATCCTGATTCTTGACGAAGCCACCTCGGCGCTGGATAACGAGTCCGAAAGGCAGGTTCAGGCCTCTCTGGAGACCTTGATGAAAGGACGTACCACCTTTGTGATTGCCCATCGACTTTCCACTGTGCAGAATGCGGATCGCATTCTCGTGCTGGACCGGGGGCATATCGTTGAGCAGGGAAATCATACCGAGCTCTTGAAAAATGACGGATTGTACGCATCTTTGTATAACATGCAGTTTCGTGAAGGTTGATGGTGCTTGAACTGACCATGCAATCCTGCGTATCATACTGATTCCACTACCTATATTTGTATTTGAGATAAATTATGACCCAATCCTCTCCCGGCCAGGGTGCTTTCTGGGGATATGAACATCCCGAGGTGAAAGGGCCCAATGCATTGATGTTTTTTACCTGGGATCTGTCCAAAACCATCGAACAGGCATTCAAGGATGCAAACGATGACAACATCAACGATTTTCTGGACACAGCCCAGACGTCAATTGATGCTTTGTTGCAAAAATATATTGAAATAGAGGCAGATCCTGCCACGTTTGACGGCCAGAGTATCCGCCTGCGCTTTGAACAGGGTGAAGAAAGCAATACACCGCTGATTGCCCTGGAAACCTCGCCACATCTTGAAGATCGGATCATCAAGATGCAGGCCCGGGTGCAACCCGGTCATAGCTGATCGGGCCTGACGGGTCCTGATCAGATCAGGACGATATCGTACATTTCCTGGGAGTACCGGCTATCCACTTCAAGGGTAACCGGTTTGCCGACAAAATCTCCCAGCGTGGCCAGATACTGGCTCTCTTCCTCAAGAAACAAATCAATCACTCCCTGGGAGGCAATCAGTCTGAACTCCCGGGGATTGAATTGTCTGGCTTCCCTTAGAATTTCCCGCAGAATGTTGTAGCACATGGTTTGCGAGGTCTGGATCTGACCGCGTGCGTCGCAGGTCGGGCAGGGCTCGCATAGCAGGTGTGAGAGTGAGTCGCGGGTGCGCTTGCGGGTCATTTCCACCAGTCCGAGCGCTGAAAAACCGTTAGTGGTGGTTTTGGTGCGGTCACGGCTCAGGGCTTTCTGCAATTCGGCCAGGACCGCGTCCTGATGGTCTTTATTATCCATATCGATGAAGTCGATAATGATAATGCCGCCCAGGTTGCGAATGCGCAGCTGGCGTGCAATGGCGTGCGCCGCTTCCAGATTGGTCTTGAAAATAGTGTCGTGAAAGTTGCGGCCGCCGATAAAGCCGCCGGTGTTGACATCGATACTGGTCAGCGCTTCGGTCTGATCAATGATCAGATAGCCGCCCGACTTCAGATCGACCCGGCGCGACAGTGCTGACTTGATCTCTTCGTCTACATTGGCCGTGTCAAAGAGGGGGCGCTCGCCGTGATAGTGATTGATTTTATTGGAAATGCCGGGCGTGTAAATATCGGCCCAGGTCTGCAGCGTTTGTACGGTGATGCGTGAGTCGATTTCAATGGATTCGGTATCGGGGCTCACCATGTCCCGCAATACCCGCTGCGCCAGAGTCAGATCTTCATAAAGCAGGGAAGGGGCAGCCTGTGTCATGACCGCCGCCTGTATCATGGACCAGCGGCGGGCCAGATATTCCTGATCACGCGCGATTTCATCGTCGGTTGCGCCTTCTGCCTGGGTGCGAATAATATAGCCGCCTTTCTCGTTGGCCGGCATATGAGCGATGACCCGTTCCTTCAGGCTGTTGCGTTCTTCTTCCGATTCGATTTTCTGCGAAATGCCAACATGATTGTCATAGGGTAAATACACCAGCATGCGACCCGCGATGCTGATCTGGTTAGACAGCCTGGCCCCCTTGTTGCCCAACGGGTCCTTGATCACCTGTACCAGTAGTGTCTGTCCTTCAAACAGCAGCTTTTCAATTTGCGTATAGGGAAGGCCGGTGTTGCGCACCGCACGGTTTTCGCGCAGGTCTGCAATATGGATGAAGGCCGCCCGTTCCAGCCCGATATCGACGAAGGCGCTTTGCATGCCGGGCAGTACCCGCACGACACGACCCAGATAAATATTGCCGACTTTGCCACGCTGTCGCGTGCGTTCAAGATGAATCTCCTGAACGACGCCGTGTTCTATCAGGGCAACGCGGGTTTCAAACGGGGTTACGTTGATCAGAATATGTCCACTCATATTATTTTCGTCTGCTACGGTTTCGTGGTTGGTGCTGTCAGCTTAGCATGAGATGTCTGCGCAAAGCGATGGCAGCACACAGGGGTGCATGATAAACAGTATCATAATGCATTGATCAGGTTCAAATTTCAGACAAGGACAAGTGTCGTGAGTGATAGCAATATAAAAAAGGGCAATGAGCAACTGGCGGAGCAGGCGACGCATCCGGATGACAGCGGTTATATTTCAATACGTATACGCGAGCGTATTCGCCAGGCGGGTGCCCGTTTTCATGCCAATGATAATATTGCCCGTTTTATCGAGCCTGGCGAGCTTGACCAGCTGCAACAGGAAGTGCAGGACAAAATGCAGGCGGTGCTCTCCAGTCTGGTTATCGACACCGATAGCGATCACAACACCAATGAAACCGCCAAACGTGTAGCGAAAATGTATTTGCGTGAAGTGTTCGCGGGCCGCTACACCGAAGCACCCCAGGTGACCGAGTTTCCCAATATCGAAAAGCTCAATGAGCTGATGATTGTCGGTCCCATACAGGTGCGCAGCGCATGCTCCCATCATTTATGTCCCATCATGGGTAAAGTGTGGATCGGCATCATGCCTAACGAACATTCCAATCTCATCGGCCTGTCAAAATATGCAAGACTGGTGGCCTGGCTGATGGAGCGTCCGCAAATTCAGGAGGAAGCCGTCAAGCACGTGGCGGATCTCTTAATGAAAAAAGTGAACCCGGACGGACTGGCAGTGGTCATGGATGCGGATCACTTCTGCATGCAATGGCGTGGCGTGCGGGATATGGAATCGCGCATGATCAACAGCGTGATGCGTGGTTCCTTTCTGAATGATTCCGATCTGCGCAAGGAATTTCTGTCCCTGATCCGGGCGCGGTAATTCTGCGCTTGCGTGTGCCCGTAAGCACAGGTGCGCGCAAGCTGCCCCTGCGTATGTGGTTATGCGTTGTGATTATGCGTGTATGCAGCGCCTGCTGGCAGTTCGGAACCTGATCGCCCTTAGTTTGTCTGACGCAACAGATAAGGGCGCGATTGCCATAAATTATTCAAATAATAATCGTTCTTATTTACATTAGTATTTCAAAGTACTACAGTACTACCTTTTGCTTTTGCTTAAGGGAAGTACCGAGATGATGTTCTATCGTTCAATATTAAGTCTGGCTGTGGCTGGCGTGTTTATGCCGGGTGCGGCACTGGCGGCAGCCGCCGATAGTGCGACAACGCTTGAACCGATAGTGGTCAGTGCTTCCGGATCATCGCAAAACGTGAGCGATGCACCTGCCAGTATCACCGTGATTGATAAGGAAGAGCTGGCGCATATGCCGGTTAACAACCTGACCGATGCCATCCGTGATATTCCTGGCGTGAGCGTCATCGGCAGCAATCCCAGTAAATCCGATATTTCCATCCGCGGGCTATCCGGCGACTATACCTTGTTGCTGGTCAACGGCCGGCGCCAGAATACCCGTGAATCGCGCCCCAATGGTAGCGGCGGATTCGAAGCCGGCTTTATGCCCCCCCTGGCGGCCATCGAACGTATTGAAGTGGTGCGCGGGCCGATGTCGTCGCTCTATGGTTCGGACGCCATGGGCGGTATTGTGAATGTGATTACCAAGGACTTTACCCCAGAATGGACGGGTAGCCTGTCGATGGGGGGTATCCTGCAAGAGAGCAGCGACGCTGGTAATACGGCCAATAGCAGTTTTTTCCTGTCCGGGCCGCTGGTGGACAACAAGTTAGGCGTACAGATCTACGGTGGCGGTAATTTCCGGCAGGAAGACAGCATCGTCGGTGGCTACAATCGTCATGAAGACAAAAATATCGTAGCGCGTTTTGCCTGGCTGCCGACCGATAACCAGCGTGTCATTCTGGAAGCCGGGCGGTCGGTACAAAAGCGCCGCAGCACACCGGGCGAATCTATCGCTGCCTATACTGCGCGCGGTACCTCGGTCAAGGCCAATACCCAGGATGACACCATCGGCAGCCGCAATCACTGGTCACTCACACATACAGGAGAATGGGACTTTATGAGTTCTGAACTGAGCCTGTATCAGGAAAAAGCCAAACGCGAAGTAAAGACTGATGGCGTGTATGACAGTCGTACACCGGAGATTACCCAGACGATTTTTGACGCCCGCTTCGTTGTGCCGTTCTCCGTACACAAGCTCACGTTTGGTGGGCAGTATCAGCGCGGCCAGCTTAAGGACGACAGCACAACCGGACTGAACAAAACGGTGCAGGGCAATATCAAAATGAACCAGTATGCACTGTTTGTCGAAGATGAAATTGCGCTGCGTGACAATCTGGCACTGACACTGGGTGCCCGAATGGATGATCATGAACTTTATGGTGTGCATTGGAGCCCGCGGGCTTACCTGGTATACCATCCGACTGACCGGTTTACCGTCAGGGGTGGGATTTCCAAAGGCTTTCGCACGCCAGGGCTGCGCGAACTGTCTCCTACTTATGGCACGGCAACTGAGGGTGGTCGCGGCATTATCTACGGTAACCCGGATCTGAAGCCGGAAACCAGCGTCAGCCAGGAAATGGGCTTCGAATATCGCGACCCTGCCGGCTATAGCGCTTCGGTCACGTTATTCAATACCGATTTTCGCAACAAGCTGACCAGTTACTCTACCGGCGAAACCGATTCGACCAGTGGCCTGAACCAGTATGTTTATGCTAACGTCGGCAAGGCCAATATCAAGGGGGTAGAGCTGTCCGCAGGGATACCGCTGGCAACCGGATTAAAGCTGGATCTGAATTACACTTATCTGGATTCAAAACGTAAGAGCGACGATGAAACCTATTCATCCGGTGAGTCCCTGAAAGGTCAGCCACTGGAAATGACGCCTAAACATAGCGCCAGTGCGAAGCTTTCCTGGCAGGCCAATGACAAACTGGATCTGTATGCGAAGGCAAGCTATACCGGTAAGCAGGCATGGGCTAATCAGCGCAATGGTTACGGCGGCACCGGTGGAACCCGGTATCGTAGTGGTTTCATCACAGGTGATGTGGGTGGTAATTACCAAATCAATAAGAACCTGGCCGTCGGCTTCGCGGTGCTGAATATTGGCAATCAGCGGATGTATGGGATCGACACGGCCGGCAACTGGGCGGTTGAGGATGGACGCCGTTATTGGCTCAACCTCAATATGACCTTCTAAGTCATGATAATGAAACATCTAATGCCAACCTTGGCGTTCCGTTGTTGCGCCACGGGCTCGGCCTGGCTTCAGGCCGGGGTCGTTGCGATTGCCGCGCTGGCCGTGCCGGGTGCACTGGCACAGCCCGTGCAAACCATACCGAAAATAAGGCCTATGGCAAATGAAATATATAAGGTCAGTCATCAGGATATAGACTGGCACGAACGCAGCTATCGTATTTTTGTTGCCGCGCCTGAAAGCAGGCCGGATATACATGCACCTTTGTCTGTGCTTTATATCCTGGATGGCAATGCTCAATTTCCGCTGGCGGTGAATGCGGTCTATGAGCAGTGGGCAGCGCAAGCTGGCGATGCCTCTTCAAAGGGAGCGCTACCACTCATCGTCGGGCTGGGCTATCCCGACGATAAGGCCTATCCCTTGACGTTGCGCGAGCGGGACTATACGTATGCAGCACCGGGTGAAGCATTTGCCAAAGGCGGCGGCGCCGCTGATTTTTACGGGTTTGTGCAAGATGCGGTCAGGCCTTATATAAAGCGCCAATATGCAGCGGCGACCGGCAAACAGATGCTTGCCGGCCATTCCTTTGGCGGACTGTTTACACTGTACGTGCTGCTGAATCATCGGGATGCATTTGATCAGTACGTAATAGGTAGTCCTTCATTATGGTGGGGGCATGGTGCGCTTGTGACCGATGCGAACTTGCCTGCTGCCGAGCCAGCGCAAGCG of the Advenella mimigardefordensis DPN7 genome contains:
- a CDS encoding glycosyltransferase family 9 protein, whose product is MKNLERVYIRLPNWIGDVCMSRPAIEAALASGLTIVACGKPWAQALMGELPGLQFLALSGQWRQDRQRIKAHRSEHPCAGRSVGLLLPDSLTSALAFRLAGLPCAGYRDDGRSLLLRWGFTKPAQTLHAVQSWYWLTREAFARWDVTLPAEPANSLSLPSGTNAIAAAQAALAAAGVTNAPILIAPTATGEHKGKNKVWPYFDKLTRQLQAQGYTVVMSPPPNEVAQAQANAPTATLLAALDLTAFVALLRQCSLVICNDSGVAHLAALTETPQLTLIGVTNPTRTRPWTPRAHLLGTYGQWPSVADVLNTVNQLLRNE
- the folE gene encoding GTP cyclohydrolase I, with the protein product MAEQATHPDDSGYISIRIRERIRQAGARFHANDNIARFIEPGELDQLQQEVQDKMQAVLSSLVIDTDSDHNTNETAKRVAKMYLREVFAGRYTEAPQVTEFPNIEKLNELMIVGPIQVRSACSHHLCPIMGKVWIGIMPNEHSNLIGLSKYARLVAWLMERPQIQEEAVKHVADLLMKKVNPDGLAVVMDADHFCMQWRGVRDMESRMINSVMRGSFLNDSDLRKEFLSLIRAR
- the rng gene encoding ribonuclease G, coding for MSGHILINVTPFETRVALIEHGVVQEIHLERTRQRGKVGNIYLGRVVRVLPGMQSAFVDIGLERAAFIHIADLRENRAVRNTGLPYTQIEKLLFEGQTLLVQVIKDPLGNKGARLSNQISIAGRMLVYLPYDNHVGISQKIESEEERNSLKERVIAHMPANEKGGYIIRTQAEGATDDEIARDQEYLARRWSMIQAAVMTQAAPSLLYEDLTLAQRVLRDMVSPDTESIEIDSRITVQTLQTWADIYTPGISNKINHYHGERPLFDTANVDEEIKSALSRRVDLKSGGYLIIDQTEALTSIDVNTGGFIGGRNFHDTIFKTNLEAAHAIARQLRIRNLGGIIIIDFIDMDNKDHQDAVLAELQKALSRDRTKTTTNGFSALGLVEMTRKRTRDSLSHLLCEPCPTCDARGQIQTSQTMCYNILREILREARQFNPREFRLIASQGVIDLFLEEESQYLATLGDFVGKPVTLEVDSRYSQEMYDIVLI
- the msbA gene encoding lipid A export permease/ATP-binding protein MsbA; translated protein: MDNSFKSGSRKTVFRRIYLRVGDYWQALAAALVLVSVAAVTQPALAYIMKPLLDEGFNGAKPHYIWSIPLTVVGLFLVRGVLNFLSDYLLAWIANNMLMGIRKDMFEKLLGMPDGEFQKGDTGRLMNRFTIDAGNITDYATEVCIILVRDGAVVIALLAMLLYLSWQLTLIIFIIMPISVITTRIFIKRLRRINMKTVDINAELTRVVKESIEGQRVVKLFNGYEFERSRFQSVNNGLRRFAMRSAIASAAMTPITQLSIAFAVGIVIATALYQGSTGALTVGSFAAFLTALAQIFDPVKRLTNVAARMQKMLVAADSVFTLIDSPQENDTGKKVLDSDKLGNISFANVNFRFPDAGSDTLNDISFTVKRGETIAFVGRSGSGKTTLVNMIPRFVDPISGQITIDGTNIADFTLESLRSQLSLVSQSVVLFEGTMAQNVAYGFFGDTSEERIREALASANLLDYVNSLPQGLDTPIGENGAWLSGGQRQRLAIARALIKNAPILILDEATSALDNESERQVQASLETLMKGRTTFVIAHRLSTVQNADRILVLDRGHIVEQGNHTELLKNDGLYASLYNMQFREG
- a CDS encoding TonB-dependent receptor domain-containing protein, producing the protein MMFYRSILSLAVAGVFMPGAALAAAADSATTLEPIVVSASGSSQNVSDAPASITVIDKEELAHMPVNNLTDAIRDIPGVSVIGSNPSKSDISIRGLSGDYTLLLVNGRRQNTRESRPNGSGGFEAGFMPPLAAIERIEVVRGPMSSLYGSDAMGGIVNVITKDFTPEWTGSLSMGGILQESSDAGNTANSSFFLSGPLVDNKLGVQIYGGGNFRQEDSIVGGYNRHEDKNIVARFAWLPTDNQRVILEAGRSVQKRRSTPGESIAAYTARGTSVKANTQDDTIGSRNHWSLTHTGEWDFMSSELSLYQEKAKREVKTDGVYDSRTPEITQTIFDARFVVPFSVHKLTFGGQYQRGQLKDDSTTGLNKTVQGNIKMNQYALFVEDEIALRDNLALTLGARMDDHELYGVHWSPRAYLVYHPTDRFTVRGGISKGFRTPGLRELSPTYGTATEGGRGIIYGNPDLKPETSVSQEMGFEYRDPAGYSASVTLFNTDFRNKLTSYSTGETDSTSGLNQYVYANVGKANIKGVELSAGIPLATGLKLDLNYTYLDSKRKSDDETYSSGESLKGQPLEMTPKHSASAKLSWQANDKLDLYAKASYTGKQAWANQRNGYGGTGGTRYRSGFITGDVGGNYQINKNLAVGFAVLNIGNQRMYGIDTAGNWAVEDGRRYWLNLNMTF
- a CDS encoding YdcF family protein yields the protein MFSSLINLVVPLNLCIALMVIGFVLCLIRYRRSGLTLIFAGILWVLVWSLPITSIVFGGILENSYPHRPAAQYPVAQAIVVLGGATANNRINWFEPLEPDSKIARVDTAADLYFQHKAPRILVSGGALSGDVSEARGMAARLKTLGVPAEDIILENESRTTHENAALTVQQLQDHQIHSILLVTSALHMPRSMASFSKYNLNVTAAPNPAQITIPEDEQFSLFIPSERALAGSRSILKEYVGVLVYWMRGWL
- a CDS encoding alpha/beta hydrolase, with translation MPTLAFRCCATGSAWLQAGVVAIAALAVPGALAQPVQTIPKIRPMANEIYKVSHQDIDWHERSYRIFVAAPESRPDIHAPLSVLYILDGNAQFPLAVNAVYEQWAAQAGDASSKGALPLIVGLGYPDDKAYPLTLRERDYTYAAPGEAFAKGGGAADFYGFVQDAVRPYIKRQYAAATGKQMLAGHSFGGLFTLYVLLNHRDAFDQYVIGSPSLWWGHGALVTDANLPAAEPAQASGLKTGSAAQAQADGSGVKSRFVTILQGEYEENPEANPDMKPERLARIKQRRSSVTARELDAWLRQHGMDSHFILVEKAGHGGVIPAVIQTAVQAAMHH